From a single Streptomyces sp. 1331.2 genomic region:
- a CDS encoding ABC transporter permease: MPDLTEKKTAGDIPAQRTGTSAVQKPEKARSLGSDAWHDLRRKPIFVISALLILLLVVIAIAPGLFTSVDPRAGDLRNHYLTKPNYSHFFQPDWFGYDLQGRSIYARVLYGARASVVVGICVTLGVTILGGIAGMVAGYFGGWVDTIISRVTDIFFGIPLLLGSLVILNAFTSRTIWSVVFALVALGWTQMTRVMRGSVITVKQADFVTAAKALGAGTGRIMFRHILPNAIAPVIVVATIALGGYIATEATLSFLGIGLQDPTISWGIDINSAQKVIRTAPFALFFPAGMLSLTVLAFIMLGDAVRDALDPKLR, encoded by the coding sequence ATGCCTGACCTGACCGAGAAGAAGACCGCCGGGGACATCCCGGCGCAGCGCACCGGGACGAGCGCGGTGCAGAAGCCGGAGAAGGCCCGCAGCCTCGGCTCCGACGCCTGGCACGACCTGCGCCGCAAGCCGATCTTCGTGATCTCCGCGCTGCTGATCCTGCTGCTGGTGGTCATCGCGATCGCGCCGGGCCTGTTCACCTCGGTGGACCCGCGCGCCGGTGACCTGCGCAACCACTACCTGACGAAGCCGAACTACAGCCACTTCTTCCAGCCGGACTGGTTCGGCTACGACCTCCAGGGGCGCAGCATCTACGCCCGCGTCCTGTACGGCGCCCGCGCGTCGGTGGTGGTCGGCATCTGCGTGACCCTCGGTGTGACCATCCTCGGTGGCATCGCCGGCATGGTCGCCGGTTACTTCGGCGGCTGGGTCGACACGATCATCTCCCGCGTCACCGACATCTTCTTCGGCATCCCGCTGCTGCTCGGCTCGCTGGTGATCCTGAACGCCTTCACCTCGCGCACCATCTGGAGCGTGGTCTTCGCGCTCGTCGCCCTGGGCTGGACCCAGATGACCCGTGTCATGCGCGGCTCGGTGATCACGGTCAAGCAGGCGGACTTCGTGACGGCCGCCAAGGCGCTGGGCGCCGGCACCGGCCGGATCATGTTCCGTCACATCCTGCCGAACGCGATCGCTCCGGTGATCGTCGTCGCCACCATCGCGCTCGGCGGCTACATCGCCACCGAGGCGACGCTGAGCTTCCTCGGCATCGGTCTGCAGGACCCGACCATCTCCTGGGGCATCGACATCAACTCGGCCCAGAAGGTGATCCGTACGGCGCCGTTCGCCCTGTTCTTCCCCGCCGGCATGCTGAGCCTGACCGTGCTGGCCTTCATCATGCTCGGCGACGCGGTGCGCGACGCCCTCGACCCGAAGCTCCGCTGA
- a CDS encoding ABC transporter permease, with translation MGRFVARRLLQMIPVFLGTTLLIFVMVHALPGDPVAALWGEKAPDPAQLAARRHQLGLDKPMLQQYFDYMSGMFTGDFGKTLSGRPVLDVITEALPVTIRLALFAFAIEIVLGVGVGLFAGLRRGKAFDKGALVITLLLISIPVPVLGFIFQTIFADDLKWVTPTVQNSDDITQLVLPAFVLGSLSLAYVARLTRTSIAENIKADYVRTAVAKGLPRRKVITTHLLRNSLIPVVTFLGTDLGALMGGAIVTEGIFNVKGVGNALYHAINLKEGSTVSGFVAFLVIVYLAAGLIVDLLYAVLDPRIRYA, from the coding sequence ATGGGGCGCTTTGTCGCGAGGCGACTGCTCCAGATGATCCCGGTCTTCCTCGGAACGACCTTGCTCATCTTTGTGATGGTGCACGCGCTGCCGGGCGACCCGGTGGCAGCGTTGTGGGGCGAGAAGGCGCCGGACCCGGCCCAGCTCGCCGCCCGGAGGCACCAGCTGGGCTTGGACAAACCCATGCTCCAGCAGTACTTCGACTACATGAGCGGCATGTTCACCGGGGACTTCGGCAAGACCCTGTCCGGGCGGCCCGTGCTCGACGTGATCACCGAAGCACTGCCGGTCACCATCCGGCTGGCGCTGTTCGCGTTCGCCATCGAGATCGTGCTGGGTGTCGGCGTCGGCCTGTTCGCCGGTCTGCGCCGCGGCAAGGCGTTCGACAAGGGCGCCCTGGTCATCACCCTGCTGCTGATCTCGATCCCGGTCCCGGTGCTGGGCTTCATCTTCCAGACGATCTTCGCGGACGATCTGAAGTGGGTCACGCCGACCGTCCAGAACTCCGACGACATCACGCAGCTGGTGCTGCCGGCCTTCGTGCTCGGCTCGCTGTCGCTGGCCTACGTCGCGCGTCTCACCCGTACCTCCATAGCCGAGAACATCAAGGCCGACTACGTGCGCACCGCGGTGGCCAAGGGCCTGCCGCGCCGCAAGGTGATCACCACTCACCTGCTGCGCAACTCGCTGATCCCGGTCGTCACCTTCCTGGGCACCGACCTCGGCGCCCTCATGGGCGGCGCGATCGTGACCGAGGGCATCTTCAACGTCAAGGGCGTCGGCAACGCGCTCTACCACGCGATCAACCTGAAGGAGGGCTCGACGGTCTCCGGCTTCGTGGCCTTCCTGGTGATCGTGTACCTGGCCGCCGGCCTGATCGTCGACCTGCTTTACGCGGTCCTGGACCCGAGGATCCGTTATGCCTGA